ACGTGCTGCGGGCGCTGGGGCTGAAGGCCTCGGCCGGGATCCCCGGCCACGGCTCGGAGTTCCAGGCCGGCCCCTACACGGTGCTCAACAGCTACCACTGCTCGCGCCTCAACACGAACACCGGGCGCCTCACGCCGGACATGTTCGAGGCTGTCTTCCAGCGCGCCCGGGCGCTGATCGGCCCGGCGGATTGACGCGGGCCCGGGGGGCTCTAGCGTCGCACGGCCACGCTTCCACGGAGTCGCCCTTGCCCGCCTTCCGGACCTTCGCCGCCGCCGCGGCGCTTTCCGCCGCCCTCGTATCTTCCTTGGGCGCGCCGGCGCTCGCCGCGCCCAAGGCGGACCCCGCCCTGCACGCCCGGGCGCTGGAGATCCTGACCACCGGCATCGGCTACCGGACGGTGGCGGGCGGCGACCAGGTCGTCCCCTACGCCGAGTACCTGAAAGGCGTGCTCGTGGCCGGCGGCTTCAAGCCGGAGGAGATCACGATCGAGCCCATGAAGGGCACGGCGTACCTGCTCGCCCGCTATCCCGGTCAGGACCCGAAGAAGAAGCCGATCGTCATCTCGGGCCATATGGACGTGGTCGAGGCCAAGGCGCAGGACTGGACCCGCGATCCGTTCAAGCCGGTGGTGGAGAACGGCTGGATCTATGGCCGCGGCGCCGTGGACAACAAGTTCGACGTCTCGATGGTGGTGGCGACCCTGGCCAACCTGCGCCGGCAGGGCTGGCGGCCCGGCCGCGACGTGATCCTGGCGCTCTCGGGCGACGAGGAGACCACCATGGCCACCACGGCCGCCCTCGCCGAGCGGCTGAAGCACGCCGAGATGGTGCTGAACTCGGACGGCGGCGGCGGCAGCCTGAAGGACGGCAAGCCCCTGCCCTACGCCCTGCAGGGCGCCGAGAAGACCTACGCCGACTTCAAGGCGACCTTCACCGACCCCGGCGGCCACTCCAGCCGGCCGACGCCGACCAACCCGATCTACCGGCTGACCAAGGCCCTGGACCGGCTGGCGGCCTACCGCTTCCCGACCATGAGCAACGAAATCACCCGCGCGGCGCTGGCCGCCGAGGGCGCGGCGACGCCGGGCCCGATCGGCGAGGCGCTGAAGGCGTTCGCGAAGAACCCCGAGGACGCCGCGGCGATCGCCACGCTGTCGGCGACGCCCGACTACAATCCCGTCCTGCGGACCACCTGCGTGGCGACCATGGTCGAGGCCGGCCATGCGCCCAACGCCCTGCCCCAGAAGGCCGAGGCGACGGTGAACTGCCGGATCTTCCCCGGGACCTCGTCCGAGAGCGTGCGCCAGACGCTGATCGAGGTGATGGCCGAGCCGACGATGACCATCACCCGGGTGGACGACGGCTCCATCGACAGCCCGGCCTCGCCGCTGCGCCCCGACGTGGTGGCGGCGGTGACGAAGGCGGTGCATGCCCGCTACCCCGGCCTGGCCATCACGCCGTGGCAGGAATCCGGGGCCTCGGACTCCATGCACTTCCGCGCCCAGGGCGTGCCGAGCTACGGCGTCTCGGGCCTGTTCATGGAGCAGGGCCAGGCCTTCGCCCACGGGCTGAACGAGAAGGCCCCGGTGGCCGCCATCGACGGCTCGCTGGCGCACTGGGACTCGCTGCTGCGCGACCTGGCGAAGTAGCCGCCGGGCCGCGCCGGGCGGGCGCCTACTTCGCCCCGGCGATGTAGGCGTCGACGCGCTGCTCCAGGACGTCGAGCGGGATGGCGCCCGCCGCCAGCACCACCTCGTGGAAGGCGCGGACGTCGAACTTGTCGCCCAGCGCCGTCTCGGCCTTGCGGCGCAGCTCGGAGATGCGCAGCTGGCCCAGCTTGTAGCTGGTCGCCTGGCCGGGGTTGGTGAAGTAGCGGTCGATCTCGCTCTGGATGTCGCGCTCGGAGTTCAGGGTGTTGTCGCGCATGTACTGCACGGCCTGGTCGCGCGACCACTTCTTGGCGTGGACGCCGGTGTCCAGCACGAGGCGGGCGGCGCGCCAGATCTCGAGCGAGAGGCGGCCGAAGTCGGCGTAGGGGTCCTGGTAGAAGCCCGCCTCCTTGCCCAGCTTCTCGGCGTAGAGCCCCCAGCCCTCCTGGTAGGCGCCCTGGTAGGCGTAGCGGCGGAACATCGGCAGGTCCGTCTGCTCCAGGGAGCGGGCGATCTGGAAGTGATGGCCCGGCGCGCCCTCGTGGTAGGCGATCGCCTCCAGCTGCGGCTTCAGCACCTGGGTCATGTCGGACAGGTTCACGTAGAAGATGCCCGGGCGCGAGCCGTCGGGGGTGCCGGTGTTGTAGAAGGCCACCGAGGCGGTCTTCTCGCGGAACGGCTCGACCGCGCGGACCTCGAGGGCGCCCTTCGGCAGCACCGAGAACTGCTTGTCCGCCGCGGTCGCCATGTAGTCGGCGATGATCTTCTTGGCGTCGGCGAGATACTGCTGCTTGCCGGCGTCGGTGTTGGGGTAGCGGAACTTCGCGTCCGTCTTCACGTGGGCGAAGAAGTCGTTCAGCGAGCCCTTGAAGCCGACCTGGCGCTGGATGGCCTCCATCTCGCCGCGAATCCGAGCGACCTCCGAGAGCCCGATCTGGTGGATCTGGTCGGGGGTCAGGTCGGTGGTCGTGAAGAAGCGCACCATGTCGGCGTAGAAGGCCTCGCCGTCCGGCAGCGCCCAGACGCCGTTCACGGCGTCGGCCTTGGCCTTCATCCGCTCCAGCGCCGCGACATAGCGGGCGTAGCCGCTGCGCCACTCGCCCTTCAGCGCGGCCTCGCCATCCTTCAGCAGGCGGGCCTTGGTCGCCTCGTCGGCCTTGAGCGCGGCGACCTTCTTCTTGAAGTCGGCCCAGACGGCGTGGTCGGGGCCGGCGTCGAACGGGGCGCCCTTCGTCTGGTTCTGGGCGTCGGGGATCACCCGGCCGAAGACGAAGGCGGGCGGCAGGAAGCCCTTGGCGGTGCGCGCGTCGATGTCGGCGGCGACCTCGCGGGCCACGCGGTCCATGGCCTTCAGGCGCGAGACGTAGGCCTCGGCGTCGGCCACGGTGTCCACCCGGTGGACGTTGATCAGCATCACGGGCACGCCGTCGAGGGCGCTCCCCGTCGAGCTGACGGCGTAGTTCTGCCAGTACCACCTGTCGAACATGCGCTGGTTGGCGACCGACTTCTCGAAGAGGTCGTAGGAGACCTGCGAGGCCGGGCTGAGCTTGGCGCGGTCGAACTCGCGCTTCATGCGCGCGAGCTGGGCCTCGGACACCGCCAGGGCCTTGTCCTGCCCGGCCTTGGTGTAGTCGCCGAGCTCGCCGTAGCGCTCCTTCAGGCCCAGCTGGCTGAGCGTCTCGGGGCTGAGCCGGGCGCTCTCCATCCAGGCGTCCTGGAAGAAGGCGGCGAGCCGCGCGTCCTCGGACTGGTTGGCGGCGGCGGCCGGCGCGGCGGCCGGCTGCTGGGCGTAGGCCGGCGCAGCGGCGAGGACGGCGGCGAGCGCCAGGGCGGAACAGGCGGTGCGGAACATGGAGAACCCCCAAGGTTTGACCGAGGGATAGGGGGCGCCCCTGCCCGGCCCAAATGAAATCTTGGAAAGGCGCTATTCCCAGTAGCGGTAGCGCCAGACCGGCTCGAACCCGGCTCTGCGGTAGAGGCCCCGGGCGGGATTGGCCTCCTCCACCTGCAGGAACATGCGGCGGACCCCGCGGCCGAGCGCCGCCGCGGCGAAGGCGGCCAGGATCGCGCCGGCGTACCCGCGGCGCCGGCAGGCGGGGAGCGTACGCATGCCGTGCACGCCGGCCCATCCCCGGCCGAAACTGACCGCCCCCACCGCCACGGCGCGGGCGTCCTCCCGCACCGCGCCATAGAGGGCGTCGGGCGAGCGGGACAGCACCGCCACCCTGTGGACGCCGTCGGCGGGATCGAAGCCTTCGCCCAGGAACACCGCGCCCCAGGGCTCGTCGGGCCGGCTCAGCAACTCGGCGCACGGCGCCGCGTGGCCGGCCACGGTCGCCGCATCGGCGCGCTCCACCCAGGTCGGCTTGCCGCCGACGAACCCGCGGGCCTCAAGGGCGGCCCGGACGGGGGCCAGGCCCTCCTCGTCGGCGATGCGGAAGGCGGGCGGCAGACCGCGCGCCTCGTAGGCGGCGACGATGGCGTCCAGGGCGGCGGGCGTCGCGTCGTGGCTCAGGGGAACGGCCGATCTGGCGCGGCCCACGGTCCCGGCGTCCAGGGGGACCAGCCAGCCGTCGACCTCCAGCACCTGCGGCGGGGCGACGGCCTCGACCGTGGCCCGCTCGATGGAGGCGACATCGGCCGGGTCGATCACCCCTTGTCCCGCAGCAGCCGGGCCTTGTCGCGCTGCCAGTCCCGCTCGGCGGCGGTCTCGCGTTTGTCGTGGGTCTTCTTGCCCTTGGCGAGGGAGATCTCGAGCTTCGCCAGCCCCTTGTCGCTCCAGTAGAGCCTGGTGGGCACGATGGTGCGCCCTTCCCGCTGAACGGCGCCGATCAGCCGGTCGATCTCCTTGCGCTTCAGCAGCAGCTTCCGCGGGCGGCGGGGCTCGTGGTTGAAGAACGGACCGGCCTGGGCGTAGGGCGGGATGTCGGCGTTGATCAGCACGATCTCGTCGCCCTCCACCGCCGCATAGCTCTCGGCGATGTTGGCGCGGCCGTTGCGCAGGCTCTTCACCTCCGAGCCGGTCAGCGCGATGCCGGCCTCGAACGTCTGCTCGAGGAAGTAGTCGAACCGCGCCCGACGGTTCTCGGCGATGGTCTTGCCGGCCATCTCAGATCAGGCCCGCGTCCCGCATGGCGGCCAGGACCTCGGCGCGGGCGGCCTCGGAGGCCGGGGTGATCGGCAGGCGGGTCTCCTCCGAGCACAGGCCCAGATGCGAGAGCGCGAACTTGGTCGGCGCGGGCGAGGCGTCGGCGAACAGCGCCTTGTGCAGGCGCACCAGGCGGTCCTGCCATTGGAGGGCGGTCGCCCAGTCGCCGGAAAGGGCGGCGTTGTAGAAGTCGGCGCACTGCTCAGGGGCGACGTTGGCGGTGACCGAGATGCAGCCGTGGCCGCCGTGGGCCATGTAGCCGAGCGCCACCGGGTCGTCGCCCGACAGCATCACCCACTCCTCGCCGCAGTGCAGGCGCTGGAAGCTGGCGCGGACCAGGTCCGAGGTGGCGTCCTTGATCCCCACGACGTTCGGCAGCTTCGAGAGCCGGACGAGGACGTCGTTGGAGATGTCCACGCTGGTGCGGGTGGGCACGTTGTAGACCAGGATCGGCAGCTGCACCGCGTCGTTGATCGCCCTGTAGTGGGCGTAGAGCCCCTCCTGGCTGGGGCGGTTGTAGTAGGGCGTGACCACCAGGGCCGCGTCGGCGCCGACGGTCTTGGCGTGGCGCACCAGCTCGATCGCCTCGGCGGTGGAGTTGGAGCCGGCGCCGGCGACGACCGGCACCCGGCCGCGGGCCGTCTTCACGCACAGCTCGACGACCCGGCGGTGCTCCTCGTGGGTCAGCGTGGCGGACTCGCCGGTGGTGCCGACGGGCACCAGGCCGTGGACGCCGCCCGCGATCTGCCGCTCCACCAGGGCGACGAAGGCGTCCTCGTCCACCTGGCCGTTACGGTACGGCGTGACGAGGGCCGGGAGCACGCCCCGGAACATGGGATCGATCATGATGCGCAAAATGCCGTGAAGATGCCGCTTGTTGGGGCGACGTTCAGATTTGGGCGGACAATATGTTGGCGTGGGCCAAGCCCGCAATGTTGATTCCGTGTCGTTCCAGAGCCGGGGGAGAGGTTGGACTCCAAGACCCGCAAAGCGTTCCTCGCCGTGAGCCTCGTCGCGCTCGCGGCCGCCGTGGCCCGGGCCCAGCCCGCGGACCCCATCGGCGACCTGATCGCCCGCAAGGCCGAGCCTGCGTCCGCGAGAGGACCGGCGAACGCGCCTGCGAACGTTGATGTGGTGCGCCGCACGGTGGCGGGGCCCGTCTCCGCGCAGGACCAGTCGAACCTCGGGGCCGCCCTGAACGCCGCCAAGCGCGGCGACATCGCCGGCGGCCGCGCCGCCGTCGCCGCCATCTCGCATCCGGTCGCCCGCCGGGCCGCCACCTGGGCGTTCGTGGACGCCAACGCCGAATCGCTGAGCTTCGCCGAGGTCGACGCCGCCCGCCGCGACCTCGTGGGCTGGCCCCGCGCCGGCCGCCGCCAGGCCGCCGCCGAGAAGCTGCTGGCCACGTCCGGCAAGTCGCCCCGGGAGGTCGTCGCCTGGTTCGAAGGGCGCGAGCCCACCACGGCTCACGGCGCCCTGGCCCTCGCCCAGGCGCAGGAGATGCTGGGCCAGAGGCAGGCCGCCGCCGAGCTGATCCGCCGCTGGTGGCGGGACAAGAGCTTCGAGGCCGACGTCCAGCAGGCGATCCTGACCCGCTTCGCCGGCGTGCTGACGCCCGAGGACCATGTCCGCCGCGCCGACATCCTGCTGTACGGACCGCAGGGCCCGGCGGCGCGGGCGATGGTCACCCTGCTGCCCGCCGACCAGCAGGGCCCGGCCCTGGCGCGCATCGCCCTGCGCTCGGACGCGGCCAACGCCAACGAGCTCTACGCCGCGCTCCTGCCCGAGCAGCAGGTGCAGCCCGGCGTCGCCTTCGAGCGCGCCGGCTACCTGCGGCGCAAGGGCCTGGACCAGGCGGCGCTGGCGCTGACCGGTTATTTCCCGCGCACCCTCGTCACGAGCGAGCAGGCCGACCGGATCTGGTATGAGCGCCACCGGCTGACGCTCGCGGGGATCAAGGCGGGCGACTGGCGCGCCGCCTACCAGGCCGCGGCCAACTCCGGCCTGACCGAAGGCTCGGACGCCGCCGACGCCGAGTTCTACGCGGGCTGGATCGCGCTCTCGAAGCTGAACGATCCCGCCGCCGCCGCCCGGCACTTCGCCAACCTCGAGAAGATCGGCTCCTCGCCCATAACCGTGGGCCGAGCCTTCTACTGGCAGGGCCGCGCCGCCGAGGCGCGCCGCGACGCCCGCGCCGCCGAGGACTTCTACGCCCAGGGCGCGCGGCACCAGACGACCTTCTACGGCCAGCTGGCCGCCGAGAAGCTGGGCCTGCCGCTCACCCTGCCCTCGGACCCGACGCTGACCGACGCCGACCGCGCGCGGTTCGAGGGCCGCGACGTCGTGCAGGCCGCGCGCCTCTTCGCCGACACCGGCCAGAAGGACCTGTTCCGGGTGTTCGCCCTGCACCTGGACGACGTGGTCCCCACGACCCAGGAAGCGGCGCTGCTCGTGGACATGATCCGCGGCTACGGCGAGCAGGACACCTCGATGCGGGCGGTGCGGGCGGCGGCCCAGCGCGGCCTGATCCTGGCCGACCGCGG
The Phenylobacterium zucineum HLK1 genome window above contains:
- a CDS encoding M20/M25/M40 family metallo-hydrolase encodes the protein MPAFRTFAAAAALSAALVSSLGAPALAAPKADPALHARALEILTTGIGYRTVAGGDQVVPYAEYLKGVLVAGGFKPEEITIEPMKGTAYLLARYPGQDPKKKPIVISGHMDVVEAKAQDWTRDPFKPVVENGWIYGRGAVDNKFDVSMVVATLANLRRQGWRPGRDVILALSGDEETTMATTAALAERLKHAEMVLNSDGGGGSLKDGKPLPYALQGAEKTYADFKATFTDPGGHSSRPTPTNPIYRLTKALDRLAAYRFPTMSNEITRAALAAEGAATPGPIGEALKAFAKNPEDAAAIATLSATPDYNPVLRTTCVATMVEAGHAPNALPQKAEATVNCRIFPGTSSESVRQTLIEVMAEPTMTITRVDDGSIDSPASPLRPDVVAAVTKAVHARYPGLAITPWQESGASDSMHFRAQGVPSYGVSGLFMEQGQAFAHGLNEKAPVAAIDGSLAHWDSLLRDLAK
- a CDS encoding GNAT family N-acetyltransferase; the protein is MIDPADVASIERATVEAVAPPQVLEVDGWLVPLDAGTVGRARSAVPLSHDATPAALDAIVAAYEARGLPPAFRIADEEGLAPVRAALEARGFVGGKPTWVERADAATVAGHAAPCAELLSRPDEPWGAVFLGEGFDPADGVHRVAVLSRSPDALYGAVREDARAVAVGAVSFGRGWAGVHGMRTLPACRRRGYAGAILAAFAAAALGRGVRRMFLQVEEANPARGLYRRAGFEPVWRYRYWE
- the dapA gene encoding 4-hydroxy-tetrahydrodipicolinate synthase, which codes for MIDPMFRGVLPALVTPYRNGQVDEDAFVALVERQIAGGVHGLVPVGTTGESATLTHEEHRRVVELCVKTARGRVPVVAGAGSNSTAEAIELVRHAKTVGADAALVVTPYYNRPSQEGLYAHYRAINDAVQLPILVYNVPTRTSVDISNDVLVRLSKLPNVVGIKDATSDLVRASFQRLHCGEEWVMLSGDDPVALGYMAHGGHGCISVTANVAPEQCADFYNAALSGDWATALQWQDRLVRLHKALFADASPAPTKFALSHLGLCSEETRLPITPASEAARAEVLAAMRDAGLI
- a CDS encoding lytic transglycosylase domain-containing protein yields the protein MSLVALAAAVARAQPADPIGDLIARKAEPASARGPANAPANVDVVRRTVAGPVSAQDQSNLGAALNAAKRGDIAGGRAAVAAISHPVARRAATWAFVDANAESLSFAEVDAARRDLVGWPRAGRRQAAAEKLLATSGKSPREVVAWFEGREPTTAHGALALAQAQEMLGQRQAAAELIRRWWRDKSFEADVQQAILTRFAGVLTPEDHVRRADILLYGPQGPAARAMVTLLPADQQGPALARIALRSDAANANELYAALLPEQQVQPGVAFERAGYLRRKGLDQAALALTGYFPRTLVTSEQADRIWYERHRLTLAGIKAGDWRAAYQAAANSGLTEGSDAADAEFYAGWIALSKLNDPAAAARHFANLEKIGSSPITVGRAFYWQGRAAEARRDARAAEDFYAQGARHQTTFYGQLAAEKLGLPLTLPSDPTLTDADRARFEGRDVVQAARLFADTGQKDLFRVFALHLDDVVPTTQEAALLVDMIRGYGEQDTSMRAVRAAAQRGLILADRGYPYRSPPQVAGGPEPALVLGITRQESGFDPRVRSHADARGMMQLLPATAASVARRIGVKHSTEMLWDPEHNMQLGSAFLGQLVDRFSGSYLMAAAGYNAGPGRPPQWAAMCGDPRAGSVDPVDFIECIPFSETRNYVMRVLENMQVYRAKLNGGQAPITLSGDLKRGGYGYPAMGPVQTASP
- a CDS encoding DUF885 domain-containing protein, translated to MFRTACSALALAAVLAAAPAYAQQPAAAPAAAANQSEDARLAAFFQDAWMESARLSPETLSQLGLKERYGELGDYTKAGQDKALAVSEAQLARMKREFDRAKLSPASQVSYDLFEKSVANQRMFDRWYWQNYAVSSTGSALDGVPVMLINVHRVDTVADAEAYVSRLKAMDRVAREVAADIDARTAKGFLPPAFVFGRVIPDAQNQTKGAPFDAGPDHAVWADFKKKVAALKADEATKARLLKDGEAALKGEWRSGYARYVAALERMKAKADAVNGVWALPDGEAFYADMVRFFTTTDLTPDQIHQIGLSEVARIRGEMEAIQRQVGFKGSLNDFFAHVKTDAKFRYPNTDAGKQQYLADAKKIIADYMATAADKQFSVLPKGALEVRAVEPFREKTASVAFYNTGTPDGSRPGIFYVNLSDMTQVLKPQLEAIAYHEGAPGHHFQIARSLEQTDLPMFRRYAYQGAYQEGWGLYAEKLGKEAGFYQDPYADFGRLSLEIWRAARLVLDTGVHAKKWSRDQAVQYMRDNTLNSERDIQSEIDRYFTNPGQATSYKLGQLRISELRRKAETALGDKFDVRAFHEVVLAAGAIPLDVLEQRVDAYIAGAK
- the smpB gene encoding SsrA-binding protein SmpB; this translates as MAGKTIAENRRARFDYFLEQTFEAGIALTGSEVKSLRNGRANIAESYAAVEGDEIVLINADIPPYAQAGPFFNHEPRRPRKLLLKRKEIDRLIGAVQREGRTIVPTRLYWSDKGLAKLEISLAKGKKTHDKRETAAERDWQRDKARLLRDKG